Genomic DNA from Thermus amyloliquefaciens:
GCACCTCCTTCGCCAGGAGGTCCACCTCCACCTCCAGGGAAGGGTCGGCCTCCACCGCCTGGAAGAGGGCCCTTAGGTCTTCCGGGGCCAAGGTCACGCAGGGCAGGCCGATGGCGGTGGCGTTGCCGAAGAAGATCTCCGCGAAGCTCTCCCCGATGATGGCCTTGAACCCGGCGCGCTTGATGGCCTGGGGGGCGTGCTCGCGGCTAGAGCCGGAGCCAAACCCCGCCTCCACCAGGAGGAGGCTAGCCCCCTGGTACCGGGGGTCGTTCAGGGGGTGGGGCTTGGGGTTGCCCTTTTCGTCAAAGCGCTCGTCGTAGAAGAGGTACTGGCCCAGGCCCTCAAAGGTGAGGACCTTCATGAAGCGGGCGGGGATGATGCGGTCCGTGTCAATGTCCTCGCCCCTGAGGGGCACCGCCCGGCCACGGATGACGGTGAACTTCTCCAGCATGCTTTACCTCCCGATGCCAAACACCTCGCGGGCGTCCGCGATCTCGCCCGCCACCGCCGCCGCCGCCACCATGAGGGGGCTCATGAGGACCGTGCGCCCCCTGGGGCTTCCCATGCGCCCCTTGTAGTTGCGGTTGGAGGAGCTGGCGGCCAGCTCGTCCCCCTGGAGGCGGTCCGGGTTCATGGCCAGGCACATGGAGCACCCCGGGTTCCGCCACTCAAACCCCGCCTCGCGGAAGACCTCGGCGATGCCCTCCTCCTCGGCCTTCTTGGCCACCCACTCCGAGCCCGGCACCACCAGGGCCCTCACCCCCTTCTTCACCTTGTGCCCCTTGAGGAAGCGGGCCACCTCGCGCAGGTCCGAAAGCCGGGCGTTGGTGCAGCTGCCGATGAAGGCCACCTGGATGGGCACCCCCTTGATGGGCTGCCCGGGCCTCAGGCCCATGTAGGCCAAGGCCTCCTCGGCCAGGGGGCGTTCCTCCTCGGGAAGCTCCTCCAGGAGGGGGACCCTGCCGTCAATGGGCACCGCCTGCCCGGGGTTGATGCCCCAGGTGACCGTGGGGGGGATCTCCTCGGCGCGGAAGGTGACCACGTCGTCGTAAGGGGCATCGGGGTCGGAGGCGAAGCTCCGCCAGCGCCTTTTGGCCTCCTCCCACTCCGCCCCCTTGGGGCTAAAGGGGCGGCCCTCGAGGTAGGCGAAGGTGGTCTCGTCGGGGTTCACGTAGCCGATGCGGGCCCCGCCCTCAATGGACATGTTGCAAAGGGTCATGCGGCTTTCCATGTCCATGGCCTCCACCGCGCTTCCCCCATACTCGTAGGCGTAGCCCAGGCCCCCCTTCACCCCCAGGTGGCGGATGATGTGCAGGATCACGTCCTTGGCGTAAACCCCAGGGGAGAGCTTCCCTTCCACGTTGATGCGCCGCACCTTGAGCTTCTGGGCCGCCAGGGTTTGGGTGGCCAGCACGTCCCGCACCTGGCTGGTGCCGATGCCGAAGGCCACCGCTCCGAAGGCCCCGTGGGTGGAGGTGTGGGAGTCCCCGCAGGCGATGGTCATCCCCGGCTGGGTCAGGCCCAGCTGGGGCCCGATCACGTGCACGATGCCCTGGTTCCCGCTTCCCAGGTCAAAGAAGGTGATCCCGTGCTCCTTGGTGTT
This window encodes:
- the leuD gene encoding 3-isopropylmalate dehydratase small subunit, coding for MLEKFTVIRGRAVPLRGEDIDTDRIIPARFMKVLTFEGLGQYLFYDERFDEKGNPKPHPLNDPRYQGASLLLVEAGFGSGSSREHAPQAIKRAGFKAIIGESFAEIFFGNATAIGLPCVTLAPEDLRALFQAVEADPSLEVEVDLLAKEVRFGGRVAPLALPEAAREALTQGLWDPIGELLEAGSLLDEFDRKLPYPRRSE
- the leuC gene encoding 3-isopropylmalate dehydratase large subunit; protein product: MGKTLYEKVWEAHEVRKLRSGQSQLFIDLHLLHEVTSPQAFGMLRDLGLKVRYPHRTFATVDHIVPTHDRTEPFQDPLAQSMLEALRQNTKEHGITFFDLGSGNQGIVHVIGPQLGLTQPGMTIACGDSHTSTHGAFGAVAFGIGTSQVRDVLATQTLAAQKLKVRRINVEGKLSPGVYAKDVILHIIRHLGVKGGLGYAYEYGGSAVEAMDMESRMTLCNMSIEGGARIGYVNPDETTFAYLEGRPFSPKGAEWEEAKRRWRSFASDPDAPYDDVVTFRAEEIPPTVTWGINPGQAVPIDGRVPLLEELPEEERPLAEEALAYMGLRPGQPIKGVPIQVAFIGSCTNARLSDLREVARFLKGHKVKKGVRALVVPGSEWVAKKAEEEGIAEVFREAGFEWRNPGCSMCLAMNPDRLQGDELAASSSNRNYKGRMGSPRGRTVLMSPLMVAAAAVAGEIADAREVFGIGR